In Methanothermus fervidus DSM 2088, a single genomic region encodes these proteins:
- a CDS encoding phospholactate guanylyltransferase (COGs: COG1920 conserved hypothetical protein~InterPro IPR002835~KEGG: mth:MTH613 hypothetical protein~PFAM: protein of unknown function DUF121~SPTR: O26710 Conserved protein~TIGRFAM: 2-phospho-L-lactate guanylyltransferase CofC~PFAM: Guanylyl transferase CofC like~TIGRFAM: 2-phospho-L-lactate guanylyltransferase CofC), translating into MRTCSMIPVSELPRAKTRLSTILSTAERENLLKAMIRDVTSALNNFVDEIVIVSSDENILEFGYEIGVEIFEESEIIELNGALEKAIDEYRDFDKVLIIPADVPLVLKCDIHTLINKGKEYDIVIAPSKGGGTNALLLEPKAIPLRFGELSFFKHIEEAKKRNLSFYVYDSFYLSVDVNTKEDLGEILLHGRGTSTYKYLKKLGFSVKPWHGNIRLKVEREKW; encoded by the coding sequence ATGCGTACATGCTCAATGATACCAGTCTCAGAACTTCCACGCGCTAAAACGCGTTTATCTACTATATTATCAACTGCTGAAAGAGAAAATTTGTTAAAGGCAATGATACGTGATGTAACATCTGCATTAAATAATTTTGTTGATGAAATAGTTATAGTAAGTTCTGATGAAAATATATTAGAGTTTGGGTATGAAATAGGGGTAGAAATATTTGAAGAAAGTGAAATAATTGAATTAAATGGTGCTTTGGAAAAAGCAATAGATGAATATAGAGATTTTGACAAAGTACTAATAATTCCTGCAGATGTTCCTCTTGTTCTTAAATGCGATATACATACTTTAATAAATAAAGGTAAAGAATATGACATAGTCATTGCTCCTTCTAAAGGTGGTGGAACTAATGCTCTTCTCTTAGAACCAAAAGCTATACCTTTAAGATTTGGAGAATTAAGTTTCTTTAAACATATAGAAGAAGCTAAAAAAAGAAATCTCAGCTTTTATGTATATGATTCATTTTATCTTTCAGTAGATGTCAACACAAAAGAAGATTTAGGTGAAATTTTACTTCATGGCAGAGGAACATCGACATACAAATATCTTAAGAAACTTGGATTTTCAGTTAAACCTTGGCATGGGAATATAAGATTAAAGGTGGAACGAGAGAAATGGTAA
- a CDS encoding phosphomethylpyrimidine kinase (COGs: COG0351 Hydroxymethylpyrimidine/phosphomethylpyrimidine kinase~InterPro IPR013749: IPR004399~KEGG: mth:MTH614 transcriptional regulator~PFAM: Phosphomethylpyrimidine kinase type-1~SPTR: O26711 Transcriptional regulator~TIGRFAM: phosphomethylpyrimidine kinase~PFAM: Phosphomethylpyrimidine kinase~TIGRFAM: phosphomethylpyrimidine kinase): MVTLSIAGFDPSGGAGILNDIKTFSSIGSYGAAVITALTVQNTKRVSKILSLPPDFISEQIDIILEELPIKYCKTGMLYTKDIVKVVSKKIKEYNLKAVVDPVMVSESGYSLSESSIIKALKKHLLPRASLVTPNKFEAEKLSGISINNINDAKKAAKKIGEFCDVVITGGDLAGKNIVYIDGKIKIIKSKLIESENTHGTGCTFSAAVAAYLDRGNSKIKSIKDACKFTKNAILHGKWKTLNQFWMMHDILR, translated from the coding sequence ATGGTAACTCTTTCAATAGCAGGGTTTGATCCTTCAGGCGGTGCTGGAATTTTAAATGATATTAAAACATTTTCTTCTATTGGAAGTTATGGTGCAGCAGTAATAACTGCATTAACAGTGCAAAATACAAAGAGAGTATCAAAGATATTATCTCTTCCTCCAGATTTTATTTCAGAACAAATAGATATTATACTTGAGGAATTACCTATAAAATATTGTAAAACAGGGATGTTATATACAAAGGACATTGTTAAAGTCGTATCTAAAAAAATTAAAGAATATAATTTAAAGGCTGTTGTGGACCCGGTTATGGTTTCTGAATCTGGTTATTCATTATCTGAATCAAGTATTATTAAGGCGTTGAAAAAACATTTGCTGCCAAGGGCAAGTTTAGTTACTCCAAATAAATTTGAGGCTGAAAAACTTTCAGGGATTAGTATAAATAATATTAACGATGCAAAAAAAGCTGCTAAAAAAATTGGTGAATTTTGCGATGTTGTGATAACTGGCGGTGATCTAGCAGGTAAAAATATTGTTTACATTGATGGAAAAATTAAAATAATAAAAAGTAAACTTATAGAGAGTGAGAATACTCATGGGACTGGCTGTACTTTTTCTGCTGCAGTTGCTGCATACTTGGATAGAGGCAATAGCAAAATTAAATCTATTAAAGATGCATGTAAATTTACAAAAAACGCTATATTACATGGAAAATGGAAAACATTGAATCAATTTTGGATGATGCATGATATTCTAAGATAA